One genomic segment of Candidatus Marsarchaeota archaeon includes these proteins:
- a CDS encoding glycosyltransferase family 2 protein, with product MGYQNRRPYVSIIVPTFNERKNIRRLMAGVKSALRGLSYEIIVVDKHSGDGTAATARSMGARVMYENKGKGNALRMGFAKARGRIIISMDADMSHRPNELKLLISGIETGYDVCMGSRFLVGGGTDDMPLFRKFGNRVFVTLVNLIFGTHYSDLCYGYRSMTREAVNKLRLSSVGFGIETEINIKAKKAGLRVLEVPSYEKRRSFGNGNLRAFRDGYAILKTIFDNIG from the coding sequence ATGGGCTACCAAAACCGCAGACCTTACGTCAGCATAATAGTGCCTACATTCAACGAGCGCAAGAACATACGGCGCTTGATGGCCGGAGTGAAAAGTGCGCTGCGCGGGCTTTCGTATGAGATTATAGTGGTAGACAAGCATTCCGGCGACGGGACTGCAGCCACCGCGCGCTCGATGGGCGCAAGGGTGATGTACGAGAACAAGGGCAAGGGAAACGCGTTGCGCATGGGATTCGCAAAGGCGCGCGGTCGCATAATAATATCAATGGATGCCGACATGTCCCACAGGCCGAACGAGCTCAAGCTCCTCATATCCGGAATAGAGACGGGCTACGACGTCTGCATGGGCTCGCGCTTCCTTGTCGGAGGCGGCACCGACGACATGCCGCTCTTCCGCAAGTTCGGCAACAGGGTGTTCGTGACCCTTGTCAACCTGATATTCGGGACGCACTACAGCGATCTCTGCTATGGCTACCGCAGCATGACGCGCGAAGCGGTAAATAAGCTGCGTCTCTCGTCAGTGGGCTTCGGCATAGAGACAGAGATAAACATAAAAGCCAAGAAGGCCGGCCTTCGCGTGCTCGAGGTGCCGAGCTACGAGAAGAGGCGTAGCTTCGGGAACGGAAACCTCAGGGCGTTCCGCGACGGCTATGCGATACTGAAGACCATATTCGATAACATTGGCTAG
- a CDS encoding glycosyltransferase family 39 protein: MLALSDGAQEYLYTICVTAAFVGMLAALFLARRDITGLFKRLKIKKTHVVWAFVILAIFIAIELFTVAATQQLFFDDVIYQGMAVALLHTGQAWMCNFGTPIACYSGEIFHEPIGTAFNLAIAFAALGVSRAAAFGTELALSAIAVFLMFPLALLFLKNVKGALFAELFTALSPILLIWAKPTTSDIPMLAYSIVAMLALLIFINRRNARTLALAIFATAFLLYTKVDAMMYLPVMLVMYVLLSDGGLMQSIRRNARRAYESLFSTKVLILALVFVLLVAPEAGYALNELQNGNYGYSGAYIGETCANPIIATIANSSISFTNLKYNICSNVLFWFNGYDSALMPQPIIFTVFALLGAALMIAYRKRRELAALAVWFLAFFLLYTSFYAGSVTYGVDWRFMLTAVAPVAIMGGAGASYVIEWTGIMRMMRKPKHLVAAARTVVTIAMLALIVLGFSSAVPAITENPAMITQAGNARFYENFVYSSISAIPSSCIVYSYDPTLFIINGRASAQMSYLYNTSFYEQSNAVYGCSVLDYGYWCGTPGNICTSIMGMYNTTLIMNATHGEPGSASTYGFYRINGLTNGTRSG; the protein is encoded by the coding sequence ATGCTTGCATTATCTGACGGCGCGCAGGAATACCTGTATACTATATGCGTTACAGCTGCATTCGTCGGGATGCTTGCGGCGCTTTTCCTTGCCAGGAGAGACATAACAGGCCTCTTCAAACGCTTGAAAATCAAAAAGACGCATGTTGTTTGGGCATTTGTCATTCTTGCCATTTTCATTGCAATAGAGCTGTTCACTGTAGCTGCGACGCAGCAGCTGTTCTTCGACGACGTGATTTACCAAGGGATGGCGGTTGCATTGCTCCATACAGGTCAGGCATGGATGTGCAATTTCGGGACCCCAATCGCGTGCTACTCCGGCGAGATATTCCATGAGCCCATAGGCACGGCATTCAACCTGGCCATAGCGTTCGCTGCGCTCGGCGTCAGCAGGGCCGCAGCATTCGGCACCGAGCTCGCGCTCAGCGCGATTGCGGTATTCCTGATGTTTCCGCTGGCGCTGCTGTTTCTGAAGAACGTGAAGGGCGCCCTCTTCGCGGAGCTCTTCACGGCGCTTTCGCCAATTTTGCTCATATGGGCCAAGCCCACCACGTCGGACATACCGATGCTGGCATATTCTATAGTTGCCATGCTGGCGCTGCTGATATTCATAAACAGGCGCAACGCGCGCACGCTCGCGCTTGCAATCTTCGCGACCGCATTTTTACTGTACACCAAGGTCGATGCCATGATGTACCTGCCAGTCATGCTTGTGATGTACGTGCTGCTGAGCGATGGTGGCCTCATGCAGTCGATAAGGCGCAATGCGAGAAGGGCGTACGAGAGTCTGTTCAGCACCAAGGTGCTTATCTTGGCGCTTGTGTTCGTGCTATTAGTAGCACCAGAAGCAGGCTATGCGCTCAACGAGCTGCAGAACGGCAACTACGGCTACAGCGGCGCGTACATTGGCGAAACCTGCGCAAATCCAATCATCGCTACCATTGCAAACTCTTCCATAAGCTTTACCAATCTGAAGTACAACATATGCAGCAATGTGCTGTTCTGGTTCAATGGCTACGACAGCGCACTTATGCCGCAGCCTATCATATTCACGGTGTTCGCGCTGCTGGGCGCGGCGCTCATGATCGCTTATAGGAAGAGGCGCGAGCTGGCCGCACTAGCCGTGTGGTTCCTAGCATTCTTCCTGCTTTATACCTCGTTCTACGCAGGAAGCGTGACATACGGCGTCGATTGGCGCTTCATGCTGACAGCAGTAGCACCCGTTGCGATAATGGGAGGTGCTGGCGCCTCATACGTGATTGAATGGACAGGAATAATGCGCATGATGAGAAAGCCGAAACATCTTGTCGCAGCGGCCAGAACCGTGGTGACCATTGCCATGCTTGCGCTTATAGTATTAGGGTTCAGTTCTGCAGTACCTGCCATAACTGAAAACCCTGCGATGATAACTCAGGCGGGCAACGCGCGCTTCTACGAGAATTTCGTGTACAGCTCTATTTCCGCAATACCGAGTTCCTGCATAGTGTACAGCTACGACCCGACGCTCTTCATCATAAACGGCAGGGCATCCGCGCAGATGAGCTATCTATACAATACCTCGTTCTATGAGCAGAGCAATGCCGTATATGGGTGCTCTGTGCTCGATTACGGCTATTGGTGCGGGACGCCGGGCAACATCTGCACTTCTATAATGGGCATGTACAACACCACGCTGATAATGAACGCGACCCATGGCGAGCCAGGCAGCGCGTCCACCTACGGCTTCTACAGGATAAATGGCCTTACCAACGGCACACGGTCTGGCTAG
- a CDS encoding toll/interleukin-1 receptor domain-containing protein produces the protein MAYSVFISHSTKDAISASAIADYIRKIPNLDAFLSEETVIAGNLSERLVSQIKGCDLFMVLYDTNSHSSQYVQNEIGAAITEKKSILVLALDATKPAAMLQGYAYFPLYDSSPSNSISKVYEYVEKQAKGKADSAALLTLLAFLGGLGLGYFLFGGKK, from the coding sequence ATGGCATATAGTGTTTTTATAAGTCATAGCACGAAGGATGCTATATCAGCATCAGCTATTGCGGATTATATCAGGAAGATACCAAATTTAGATGCATTTCTTTCTGAGGAAACTGTGATAGCTGGCAACCTGAGCGAAAGACTCGTTTCACAAATCAAAGGTTGCGATCTCTTCATGGTGTTATACGATACAAATTCGCATAGCTCTCAATATGTTCAGAATGAAATAGGTGCTGCCATAACAGAGAAGAAATCAATACTTGTCTTAGCTTTGGATGCTACCAAACCAGCAGCGATGTTGCAGGGATACGCATATTTCCCGCTATATGACTCTTCTCCTTCTAATAGCATCTCAAAGGTTTACGAGTATGTGGAAAAACAAGCAAAAGGAAAAGCCGATAGTGCAGCGCTCTTGACACTTCTTGCATTCTTGGGAGGGTTAGGATTAGGTTACTTCTTATTTGGCGGAAAGAAATAA
- a CDS encoding ATP-binding protein produces MTQLKFQHIMSNEIAKRAFFSRPPEPPANILINEPLKAIFIGTTKIFKVPFSWSFANLTNPHIAVVGITGAGKSYFVKTFLIRASYIWDTNAVIIDWASEYKAWVRQSGGTVISLGKGDYLNIMDLSGMKPMDRVKQIITSFDILTDIGEYPEQRRLTEEALEQAYVNAGFIISEKPPPGKDAPTLKDAISLLEEHLQDGTYEYPAELENAIYRLRQFAREGEDYFARKSTLDMVELANSGLVDIDLSNLPDEKFRALAALFILQTLKERMRVEGYAEGKGLKTLVVLDEAWKVASDEKSDAVAIVREGRKYQFGLIVASQNPTDINEAIFSNVGTTFILRIRFEKFMNYLQGSLNFSEFIKSEISRFGVGQAAVDMAFQTALRFPEIFVLDRIKGEEPLYVYTVDMSDVLTQSELSASLIQRDYQFEGDELKNKLIEYNVPGDAITSIFGVMDSQARSIKMLDFVRQLKSGGVQTNDIVAFLKSLSIEDMLITRIISAAEGGA; encoded by the coding sequence ATGACCCAGCTCAAGTTCCAGCACATAATGAGCAATGAGATAGCGAAGCGCGCGTTCTTCTCGAGGCCGCCTGAGCCCCCGGCCAACATACTTATAAACGAGCCGCTCAAGGCGATATTCATAGGCACCACGAAGATATTCAAGGTGCCGTTCAGCTGGTCGTTCGCCAATCTCACCAACCCGCATATTGCAGTGGTGGGAATAACCGGCGCAGGCAAGAGCTACTTCGTCAAGACGTTCCTGATACGCGCCAGCTACATATGGGACACCAATGCAGTGATAATAGACTGGGCGTCTGAATACAAGGCGTGGGTGCGCCAGAGCGGGGGCACCGTGATATCGTTAGGCAAGGGCGACTACCTAAACATAATGGACCTGTCAGGCATGAAGCCCATGGACCGCGTCAAGCAGATCATAACATCTTTCGACATACTCACCGACATAGGGGAATACCCAGAGCAGCGCAGGCTGACAGAGGAGGCGCTCGAGCAGGCATATGTCAATGCCGGCTTCATAATATCGGAGAAGCCCCCTCCTGGCAAGGATGCGCCTACTCTTAAGGATGCCATATCGCTGCTTGAGGAGCACCTGCAGGACGGCACATACGAATATCCGGCCGAGCTGGAGAACGCGATATACAGGTTAAGGCAGTTCGCCCGTGAGGGCGAGGACTACTTCGCAAGGAAGAGCACGCTTGACATGGTGGAGCTGGCTAACTCAGGCCTCGTCGACATAGACCTCTCAAACCTGCCCGACGAGAAGTTCAGGGCGCTCGCGGCGCTGTTCATACTGCAGACGCTCAAGGAGCGCATGCGCGTCGAGGGCTATGCAGAGGGCAAGGGCCTCAAGACGCTCGTGGTGCTAGACGAGGCGTGGAAGGTCGCAAGCGACGAGAAGAGCGATGCAGTCGCAATAGTGAGGGAGGGGCGCAAGTACCAGTTCGGGCTCATAGTCGCGTCGCAGAACCCAACGGACATAAACGAGGCCATATTCTCGAACGTCGGCACCACATTCATACTGCGCATACGGTTCGAGAAGTTCATGAACTACCTGCAGGGGTCGCTGAACTTCTCTGAGTTCATAAAATCAGAGATAAGCAGGTTCGGCGTCGGCCAGGCCGCAGTCGACATGGCCTTCCAGACGGCATTGCGCTTCCCGGAGATATTCGTGCTCGACAGGATAAAGGGCGAGGAGCCGCTCTACGTCTACACCGTCGACATGTCGGATGTACTCACCCAGAGCGAGCTTTCCGCTTCGCTCATACAGCGCGACTACCAGTTCGAGGGCGACGAGCTTAAGAACAAGCTCATAGAGTATAACGTGCCGGGTGATGCGATAACGTCTATATTCGGCGTGATGGATTCGCAGGCCAGGTCGATAAAGATGCTGGACTTCGTGCGTCAGCTTAAGAGCGGCGGCGTGCAAACAAACGACATCGTCGCCTTCCTCAAGAGCCTGAGCATAGAGGACATGCTCATAACCCGCATAATATCCGCGGCAGAGGGCGGTGCGTGA
- a CDS encoding cell division protein ZapB, which yields MADGTGIVEPKIAEIAIGGALLGTFSAISSRLAALQMFSIEESPDQLVLLSVESRDIQKRPYLFFIITLLPKQMKVQYSIALDSSEKMRRLSVVKNLLSVLSLITDLYTVDASDLYQYADSAIDDVLTSLSQSYSSLFNSYDSLFNEYRELKRLNLELAAANKSLTVQASQLSEENKDLSARLATLETYSDESLMVMIEDWIESHSDTIDIMEFSKTYRLTAPRVEQMLNKMVSMGYIELKG from the coding sequence ATGGCCGACGGAACTGGCATAGTAGAGCCCAAGATAGCCGAGATCGCCATCGGCGGCGCGCTGCTCGGCACGTTCTCCGCCATCTCGTCCCGGCTCGCCGCGCTCCAGATGTTCTCGATAGAGGAAAGCCCCGACCAGCTCGTGCTGCTATCGGTAGAGAGCAGGGACATACAGAAGAGGCCGTACCTGTTCTTCATAATAACGCTGCTTCCCAAGCAGATGAAGGTCCAGTACTCGATAGCCCTCGACTCGAGCGAGAAAATGCGCAGGCTGTCAGTGGTCAAGAATCTGCTCAGCGTGCTGTCGCTCATAACCGACTTATACACGGTCGATGCATCAGATCTGTACCAGTATGCAGATTCCGCAATAGACGACGTGCTGACGTCGCTCTCACAGAGCTACAGCTCATTGTTCAACAGCTACGACTCGCTGTTCAACGAGTACAGGGAGCTAAAGCGCCTCAACCTGGAGCTTGCAGCTGCGAACAAGAGCCTCACCGTGCAGGCCTCGCAGCTGAGCGAGGAGAACAAGGACCTCTCGGCAAGGCTCGCGACGCTCGAGACCTATTCGGACGAATCGCTGATGGTCATGATCGAGGACTGGATAGAGTCGCACAGCGACACCATTGACATAATGGAGTTTTCCAAGACCTACAGGCTCACGGCCCCGAGGGTCGAGCAGATGCTCAACAAGATGGTGTCAATGGGTTACATAGAGCTCAAGGGGTAA
- the top6B gene encoding DNA topoisomerase VI subunit B: MEERKANDIFKEFKEHSIAEFFKKNKQMLGYAGMVRSLVTVVHEYITNSIDACEEAGILPDISVRLAQTGENKYRVTVSDNGPGIPKKFVGKALATILAGTKFHRYIQQRGQQGIGASGCTLFSQVTTGKPVRVESKTADGDSYSCNVSIDTLRNKPVVADLNGADRSTNGLTVEAEFAEVKYENSDHGVYEYIRRTALANPHVQVLFTDPEGKEYRFVRAVDAMPARPKPTKPHPLGLNVNDLLEFAHKSDSRKVSSFLIENFARVSQGKVDELRGTVGGMLDKEPGSLSWDDAERLIDAIKKLKWMAPDASVISAIGEEHIKLALKNILNPDFMHVVERRPVLFYGGIPFVVEAAIAYGGAAGKKIEEDLYEGNILRFANRVPLLFDSGSCAITVAAKSMQWKRYGIDMESQPVSVFVNVSSVYIPYSGVGKEAIAQEDEIIDEIKLALMEAARGVQRYVRGKQQLGIETSKYKTVERYAKQLARDVSALTGAEESTVEKRLESLISKHYPRAAEGHEDGEKAGDDASAEAGNDSENS, translated from the coding sequence ATGGAAGAAAGGAAGGCCAACGACATATTCAAGGAGTTCAAGGAGCACTCGATAGCAGAGTTCTTCAAGAAGAACAAGCAGATGCTCGGCTATGCGGGCATGGTAAGGTCGCTAGTAACAGTGGTGCACGAGTACATCACCAACTCTATCGACGCATGCGAAGAAGCGGGCATACTGCCTGACATCTCTGTAAGGCTTGCCCAGACCGGCGAAAACAAGTACAGGGTAACAGTGAGCGACAACGGCCCGGGCATACCAAAGAAGTTCGTGGGCAAAGCCCTCGCCACGATACTTGCAGGCACCAAGTTCCACAGGTACATACAGCAGCGCGGCCAGCAGGGCATAGGCGCATCGGGCTGCACCCTGTTCTCGCAGGTTACCACAGGCAAGCCTGTCCGTGTGGAGTCGAAAACAGCTGACGGTGACAGCTACTCGTGCAACGTGTCGATAGACACGCTTCGCAACAAGCCTGTCGTGGCCGACCTCAACGGCGCCGACAGGAGCACGAACGGGCTCACTGTCGAGGCGGAATTCGCGGAGGTGAAATACGAGAACAGCGACCATGGTGTCTACGAGTACATAAGGCGAACGGCGCTCGCCAACCCGCACGTGCAGGTGCTTTTCACTGACCCAGAAGGCAAGGAATACAGGTTCGTGCGTGCCGTAGATGCCATGCCGGCGCGGCCCAAGCCGACGAAGCCGCATCCGCTCGGCCTGAACGTCAACGACCTGCTGGAGTTCGCGCACAAGAGCGACAGCAGGAAGGTGTCGTCGTTCCTTATCGAGAACTTCGCGAGGGTGTCGCAGGGCAAGGTGGACGAGCTGAGGGGCACTGTCGGCGGCATGCTCGACAAGGAGCCAGGCAGCCTTTCGTGGGACGACGCAGAGCGGCTCATTGACGCCATCAAGAAGCTCAAGTGGATGGCTCCTGATGCGAGCGTGATAAGCGCGATAGGCGAGGAGCACATAAAGCTGGCGCTGAAAAACATACTCAACCCTGACTTCATGCACGTAGTGGAGCGCAGGCCGGTGCTCTTCTACGGCGGCATACCGTTCGTTGTAGAGGCAGCGATAGCATACGGAGGCGCGGCCGGCAAGAAGATAGAAGAAGACCTCTATGAGGGCAACATATTGAGGTTCGCCAACAGGGTGCCGCTGCTGTTCGACAGCGGGAGCTGTGCGATAACCGTGGCAGCGAAGAGCATGCAGTGGAAGCGCTACGGCATAGATATGGAGTCGCAGCCTGTGAGCGTGTTCGTGAACGTTTCTTCAGTGTACATACCGTATTCAGGCGTCGGCAAGGAGGCCATAGCCCAGGAAGACGAGATAATAGACGAGATAAAGCTGGCGCTCATGGAAGCTGCAAGGGGCGTGCAGCGCTACGTAAGGGGCAAGCAGCAGCTGGGCATCGAGACGAGCAAGTACAAGACAGTAGAGAGGTACGCGAAGCAGCTGGCCAGGGACGTGAGCGCGCTGACTGGCGCAGAAGAGAGCACGGTCGAGAAAAGGCTTGAGAGCCTGATCTCAAAGCATTATCCTAGGGCAGCCGAAGGCCATGAGGATGGGGAAAAGGCCGGAGATGACGCAAGCGCAGAAGCCGGCAACGATTCGGAAAACAGCTAA
- a CDS encoding radical SAM protein, with amino-acid sequence MTDIGDKAGALAAKAGAMELQITESIGASAQHDVSQPFKAGSPVIDPVLAPYHRTMEEIERMPVIEQTKTVCPECKLIVDGTIYRDGDNVMIRKHCPEHGWTVEKYWEDYDMYMKMRRYNYFGRGFDNPNYITDTKGANCPFDCGMCERHKSHTGLANIVVTNRCHLSCWYCFFYAKEGEAIYEPSLAEIDKILKNLRSQKPIPANALQITGGEPTMHPHIVEVVELAKKAGFDQIQLNTTGINLGLNPDLAVKLRYAGVSTLYMSFDGVSKRANPKNHWETPLALDAARKAGIGVVLVPTVIRTVNEHELGAIINFALNNSDIIRAVNFQPVSLVGRMPSRLREKQRITIPGAIKLIDEQTNGAIRKEDWFSVPYIGGITKFIEALTGEYKYDMSIHFACGAGTYLFLDSDNKIIPITRFVDAAGLVEHLQRAIDSMNGKNKFERRLIAINALLGFRKFIDKKNQPKSVNFMKLLTSVLWKHDFASMGKFQMKSIFLGMMHFQDEYTYDIHRVEKCDIHYAMPDGEVLPFCTFNVFPEVYRDKIQRQYSIPAKEWQQTHQDWNYSKDKYVRNIKELEASEPYRRTYGAMRDYFAMPVNGGKAVASFANETFKNQ; translated from the coding sequence ATGACTGATATAGGAGATAAAGCAGGCGCATTGGCCGCCAAGGCTGGCGCCATGGAGCTTCAGATTACGGAGAGCATAGGCGCAAGTGCGCAGCATGACGTCTCGCAGCCCTTCAAGGCAGGCTCTCCTGTTATAGACCCCGTGCTGGCCCCCTACCATCGCACGATGGAAGAAATAGAGCGCATGCCGGTGATAGAGCAGACTAAGACCGTGTGCCCCGAGTGCAAGCTCATAGTCGACGGCACCATATATCGCGACGGGGACAACGTGATGATAAGGAAGCACTGCCCAGAGCACGGCTGGACCGTGGAGAAGTACTGGGAAGACTACGACATGTACATGAAGATGCGCAGGTACAACTACTTCGGCCGCGGTTTCGACAATCCAAATTATATAACTGACACTAAGGGCGCCAACTGCCCGTTCGACTGCGGCATGTGCGAGAGGCACAAGTCCCACACAGGCCTTGCCAACATAGTGGTAACAAACAGGTGCCACCTCTCGTGCTGGTACTGCTTCTTCTACGCCAAGGAGGGCGAGGCGATATACGAGCCCAGCCTGGCCGAGATAGACAAGATACTGAAGAACCTGAGGAGCCAGAAGCCCATACCAGCCAACGCACTGCAGATAACAGGCGGAGAGCCCACGATGCACCCCCACATAGTAGAGGTGGTGGAGCTCGCAAAGAAGGCAGGCTTCGACCAGATACAGCTCAACACCACAGGCATAAACCTCGGCCTCAACCCAGACCTCGCTGTGAAGCTCAGGTATGCAGGCGTAAGCACGCTGTACATGAGCTTCGACGGCGTGAGCAAGCGCGCAAACCCGAAGAACCACTGGGAGACGCCGCTGGCACTCGACGCGGCCAGGAAGGCCGGCATAGGTGTGGTGCTCGTGCCTACAGTCATACGCACGGTCAACGAGCACGAGCTCGGGGCCATAATAAACTTCGCGCTGAACAACTCCGACATAATAAGGGCGGTGAACTTCCAGCCCGTTTCGCTTGTGGGGCGCATGCCGTCCAGGCTCAGGGAGAAACAGCGCATAACAATACCGGGCGCGATAAAGCTAATAGACGAGCAGACGAACGGCGCGATAAGGAAGGAGGACTGGTTCTCCGTGCCATACATAGGCGGCATAACGAAGTTCATCGAGGCGCTGACCGGCGAGTACAAGTACGACATGTCGATACACTTCGCGTGCGGCGCAGGCACCTACCTGTTCCTGGACAGCGACAACAAGATCATACCGATAACAAGGTTCGTCGATGCCGCAGGCCTTGTAGAGCACCTGCAGCGCGCAATAGACTCGATGAACGGCAAGAACAAATTCGAACGCAGGCTCATAGCGATAAACGCGCTGCTCGGGTTCCGCAAGTTCATAGACAAGAAGAACCAGCCAAAGTCCGTCAACTTCATGAAGCTGCTTACCAGCGTACTCTGGAAGCATGACTTCGCCAGCATGGGCAAGTTCCAGATGAAGTCCATATTCCTGGGCATGATGCACTTCCAGGACGAGTACACGTACGACATACACCGCGTCGAGAAGTGCGACATCCACTACGCGATGCCCGATGGCGAGGTGCTGCCGTTCTGCACGTTCAACGTCTTCCCGGAAGTGTACAGGGACAAAATACAGAGGCAGTACAGCATACCCGCCAAGGAGTGGCAGCAGACGCACCAAGACTGGAACTACTCGAAGGACAAGTACGTTAGAAACATAAAGGAGCTGGAGGCGAGCGAGCCATACCGCAGGACGTACGGCGCGATGAGGGACTATTTCGCGATGCCCGTCAACGGGGGCAAGGCGGTGGCCAGCTTCGCGAACGAGACGTTCAAGAACCAGTGA